tgagTAAGAAATGTGAACCTGGCTTGTGAGTGAAAACATCCCAGTTATTTAGCCCCTTTCCATCAGCCAAGTAAGCTCCTTCAATCTGCGAAATTGTTCATTGTTTGGCAAAATCATTCACCGGagaaaataagaagaataaCCAATCACAGTGTTTCACGGAGAAAGAACCTGATACGAAGAAGATGCAGTTCCGAAAAGAAAGTTCGGTGGAAATGAAGAAGTTGAATGGTGTTTGAGGGATAGAAAATCAGCAGAAACCCATCCGAAGAGAATGGTGAGAGAGAAGCTTAGTGCAAGGAGTGGTAGGAGTGGAAGTTCCATGTTGTGTGTGTTTGAGGGAATGTGGAGTAACAAATACTTGAatgcaaacaaacaaaaacaacccATAATGGCTAAGATGTCATCCAGGGAAATTGATATTTCACATGCTCTCCTTTAACTATACgtgatttgattttatatcaCCAAAAGTTCAGATTAGACAGgaaaataattgagtttagcTCCgtctatttatttcaaatattttcaaaatattttagtttaggTTCAAGAGTATGTGAACATTGATAAATCTTATACATAAAGCAGCACTacctcaattattttattaatgctTATATTCATATTCTATAATTTctgttattgttattaatttgaGTATCACAATCTTACGATAATCTTAAATAGTAActccattattttattaacttttatatttatattttatcatttttcttattttcactgttttagttaaaaaaagacCGGAATCTGATTAGTCAGAGCATTcaaagtgttttttattttttatttttgtcatatgtcactctttattttactttttctagTCTCCTTAAGACTCTTTTAATGTCACTTTAACGCACTCGTTACTCTTTATAGTCCGTTATCTGACTTATCTCTTTAATTCCCTCTTTTATCATCATGGGACATCCTAGGCAACATCTACTATTTTTCCTCCTAAAGTATTCAATCGATATTGGGTTGACTGGTTGGGCCTATCACCACACAACCCCCTAACCTTTAACTCTTTGGAACATAAAGGCTAGAAGGAAACCTGTTCAAGATGACTTACTCAATAAGGGACTGACCGGTTGTACCTATCACCACACAACCCCTTAGCCTTTAGCTCGTTGGAGTGTAGAGACTAGAAGAAAACTTGTTCAAAATAACTTACTCAAAAAAAGGACGACTGGTTAGGCCTATCAGTACACAACCCCTTAGCCTTTATCTCTTTGGAACATAAAGGCTATGATAAAGCTTGACCAGGTATGGACTTATGGACTTTGACATGGGTCCGTGATTTTCAAACTTCCAAACGAGAGGGATGAGTTCTATGATAAATTCCTACGCGTGAAATATGATTATGAAAAATATCGAGACAAAATACAAGAGGATCGAGCTGGATGGGAGAAGAAGGAAATTGATTTGACCAAGGCAATTCTAATTTGATCACCAATTTGGAAAGAATGAAGATTGATCTGGAGGATGCCAAAGACTTTATTGTTAAGTCTTTTTGAGAGGAATTCACAACAACTATGGAGCAAACAAAGATGCTTTATCCAGATACGAACTTTACTAGTTTAAATCTGACGAAAGAAGTTGTGGATGGTCGGTCAACTTGTTGATATTCCTACATGTTCCTGTTGAAAATACAATTTATGTCTTTTAGATTGAGTTTTACTTGGTGTAATCGTTTTGGATGTGTGCTTAGTGCAACACTTTAGTACTTGTGTTGGGCATTACTTTGGTTGCATATCGTATTTTGcatgtttgtgttttttaattgagaatttctTGGCCTTgctatcttttttatttttgcgtACCTAAAGAATTGGATAGCGTACGTGCGCAAGCtgtgtaaatattttttcatagatGATATCTTTATGAACTATGGGTGTCACCTTCAAAACCTTGATTTTAGagtttgtttttcaaaatatatagaataatgTACCTGCCCACTGATTTTTACCTTATTTTGAAAGAGTTGGGGTAGCactatgttcttctttcttaatGGTCTCTTGATAAAGGAGATTATAGCAGACTTTGACATTTAGGAGATTAGTTGCCCCACAGTAGATTTTGAGATTTAGGAGACCAGTTGCTCTTctagaagattttttttattattttaagaaactGATGGCTCCCGTTATAGACTTTTTTGACATAGGAGACCGATTGCTTCCACTCCATAATAGATTTGTTACTCTTAAAAGAATTATTGCACTCATAAAAGATTTTTTGGTCTTAAAAAAATGGTTGGTTCCATAATAAATTCGTTGATCCTAATTTTATCTGTTAAACCTAGTAATAATGAGGGCATTATCTTGATGTCATGATGGGATCTTCAAATGTGCAATGTcaacaaaattatcaaatcaATAATCATGATATTATTGAATGTGTGACATTAATGTATGATatcattaaagattaaaataaaaaaattgtattgctgtatattaaagtaaaaataataatttttattgtctATTAGAAGATGAATGAACAATTGATTTGTATAgacaaatttagttaaaaattaaaataagtaaatagtttgatttaaatattaacttttagtaatattagagaaattaattataaacaaatacTTAGCTTCAACAGCGAAAGTTGGAAGACGCACTGCTCTAAGTGATTTTACAATGatcttttgaagatttttttcATATACTTTTAGCCTCAATATGTAAGCACTCCATCCTTCTAAATCTCATTTACACAAAACATGATTACAAATTCTGCGGATATGACCCCAAAAAGAAAGCAACTTAATTCCTATTGACGACATAACTTAATAGCTAATAATGCCATTATCCTCATCAGTGACACTTTGAGCTCCAACCATGAGTCATTCTTCCCTTTTGTTACATTACAGCTTCAAAATTTCAGCCTCACTGTTTAGCCTGTTCACAGAATTAACGAAACCTGTCAGTTTCTTTAACACACATGACAGTGTCCGATGTATCACTAATAGAGTGCATTCATTATATAGTAAACACCTTGATATGTATTCAAATTCttccatatataaaaaaatattgcttATTTGACTTTGTTTTCACAAATCAAATGCTTTAAGGGATGATTAATGCACCTGTGAATAGAGGAAAGTGCCAAGAATTGCAATGGCAGCACCAAGAGCATTGATGGGCTGAACAGGGGTGTGAAAGATAAGAATAGAAGAGACAATGACCGAAATCCTCTTCATTGTGTTTCCAATGCTGAATGTCAATGGAGAAATCTGATCCAGAGACATATAAGAGACTTGGTTGTACAAGTGATAGAAGACACTCTGAGCAGCTACCCACCTGCAAACATAAAAATTCACCACTTCAAAACATTTTCTCAAGAGAATCACGAAATTAAAGGCAGAACAATAAGAAATCTTGTTGGACTAATTTAAAGAACTCAACAGTTAAAAACTTCAAATACAACACCTTCAATGGAAGATTGTAGATGTACTCACCACACAAAATTTGGACCAATCTGAGACATAGCTGATTGCCAGCCTGCAGCCCAAACCCTGGGGCCTTCCACAGCAATGGCAAAAGGTGTGAGGATCAACAGAGACATTATGGAAAGACAGGCATAGTAGTTCATTCCACTAACAGACATTCCCTTCATTCCTTTCTTTGAGAATATATTCCTGAACACAAATGCCAAATTGGATATCATAGCCCCCATGAAGCCTGAAACAATCAAAATTTGTCATTTAGAGTGTTGAACTAACAAAGATTCTACATTTGTCAAAGTCAGAAACTTGCTGTTCAGTAAGTAATCATACCAATCATATTGAAATTGAGTTCAGTCACGGCAGCTAGTGCACAACCACCAATGATTGGCATCAGTGACAGATAAACCGGCATGGGGAACGCTTCCCCAAGCAAGAACCTTGACACCAGGACACTGAAAGCAGGCTCTCCACTCTTGATGATGTGAGTGAAAGAGACAGCAACCTTGGACATGCTCACAGTTGCAGCAACATGCCCAATTGTGTGCGCCACCGCAACCTGCACAAAAAAGTTGAAATTGAGTACTACTGTATCATCAGCCTTTCAAACTAAACTCGCATCGTCACACCATTTGACCACACACAGAGAATGAATTACTTTATTGAATTCTCTCAAGTTTTTCAATTTACAATAAAACTTTTCACAAACAGTTTATAGCCAATCACATCATGAGTGTTTCTTCGCCCACATGCAAATAGCTAGGAAAACgacaaaaatgcaaaaaatagaaagaaagaaaaaaaggattttTCTTACGGGAAACAAGGCCTTCCAGAAATCGAAGTTAACTTTTGGGACTTCAGCAACTCTGGTGGCCCAGGAGATTAACATCATGAGGGAACCAGCGGCGAGGGAGAGAGTGGAGGTGAGCCAGGGGTAAGGAAAAGCATTCAAAACCTTCTTGTTGTAGATGTTGAAGACCACATTCAAAGCCCACCAGGTGGCAAAATACACCCCAATCTTCACCCTCTGAGCAGCATCTTCACCCGGAAGTTCAATGTTAATCTCTATGGGGCGTGACCTGTCAGCCTCGTAGGCCTGGCACTCCGTCACCCTCTTTCTCTTCACCAATGCCATGTTCTCTGTGGATGAAAGGTACAGCGGTTTCTGGGAGCACAACTGAGAGGGACTTATGCTTTGTTCAACGTTGTTAACGGTTGGTAATGTGAGAAGTTGAGGCCTTGCTAGGGGAAGTTTTCTGGTTGAGAAAGCAGAACAAGTGAGCGATGACGCTGAGCA
This portion of the Vigna unguiculata cultivar IT97K-499-35 chromosome 6, ASM411807v1, whole genome shotgun sequence genome encodes:
- the LOC114187952 gene encoding glucose-6-phosphate/phosphate translocator 2, chloroplastic translates to MISLTKCSASSLTCSAFSTRKLPLARPQLLTLPTVNNVEQSISPSQLCSQKPLYLSSTENMALVKRKRVTECQAYEADRSRPIEINIELPGEDAAQRVKIGVYFATWWALNVVFNIYNKKVLNAFPYPWLTSTLSLAAGSLMMLISWATRVAEVPKVNFDFWKALFPVAVAHTIGHVAATVSMSKVAVSFTHIIKSGEPAFSVLVSRFLLGEAFPMPVYLSLMPIIGGCALAAVTELNFNMIGFMGAMISNLAFVFRNIFSKKGMKGMSVSGMNYYACLSIMSLLILTPFAIAVEGPRVWAAGWQSAMSQIGPNFVWWVAAQSVFYHLYNQVSYMSLDQISPLTFSIGNTMKRISVIVSSILIFHTPVQPINALGAAIAILGTFLYSQAKQ